A DNA window from Lujinxingia litoralis contains the following coding sequences:
- a CDS encoding outer membrane beta-barrel domain-containing protein, whose translation MSHRCFAARHLLALAALCSAAAVSAPAAAQESVQQFSDTIHVIQRRPVLQKKRLDVSPRFGVNVNDAVYRNFRVGANANFHFSERFYAGLVFDWYNFGDVLGGPTQTFRDVDSEARARTDAAYLNWAGGAELGFAPLVGKFALFNRGLFFYDVSISAGALFANSASIARPGGTSGLAGTAAVTSRVFLNDWMALNLEVRDTIYSAQLRGVSEGVLTHSVSVGAGVSLYLPTSFEYSDSEASAQR comes from the coding sequence ATGTCTCACCGTTGTTTCGCCGCTCGTCATTTGCTTGCTCTTGCTGCGCTGTGCAGTGCTGCTGCCGTGAGCGCGCCGGCTGCCGCTCAAGAAAGCGTGCAGCAGTTCTCCGACACCATTCACGTCATTCAGCGTCGGCCAGTGCTTCAGAAGAAGCGTCTGGACGTGTCGCCGCGTTTTGGCGTGAATGTTAACGACGCGGTGTATCGAAATTTCCGGGTCGGAGCCAACGCCAACTTCCACTTCTCCGAGCGCTTTTACGCCGGGCTGGTCTTTGACTGGTACAACTTTGGCGATGTGCTCGGAGGTCCCACTCAAACCTTCCGGGATGTGGACAGCGAGGCGCGTGCGCGGACTGATGCGGCCTATCTGAACTGGGCCGGTGGCGCCGAGCTGGGGTTTGCGCCGCTGGTTGGGAAGTTTGCCCTCTTTAATCGCGGGCTCTTCTTTTACGACGTGTCGATTTCGGCGGGGGCGCTCTTTGCGAACTCGGCCTCGATCGCGCGCCCCGGCGGTACGAGCGGGTTGGCTGGAACGGCGGCGGTGACCTCCCGGGTGTTTTTGAACGACTGGATGGCGCTCAACCTGGAGGTTCGAGACACGATCTACAGCGCCCAGCTGCGCGGGGTCAGTGAGGGCGTGCTCACCCACTCGGTATCGGTGGGGGCGGGAGTAAGCCTCTACCTGCCCACCAGCTTTGAGTACTCCGATAGTGAAGCCTCGGCGCAGCGCTGA
- a CDS encoding outer membrane beta-barrel domain-containing protein, translated as MKKSNRWPLVFALVLSAMWMPHTPAQAAESDEIAAVESGPIVRRQLLHRSARFELQPMVAFTMNDAYTRNGMVGVSGTYFLNNSFGLGASFQYGAFHPQTNLRENLERTLAEGNEDARLERLSYSSIGWAADVGFTYVPIFGKFSVMNSFFSHYDLHLFGGMVIVNEGVEPAIEGFATDEGIAGTRPGGYFGGGARFFLSDMFALNFQVRNYLYNRAEISSGSASPQLSNTVMLSVGLGIFLPGEVKISR; from the coding sequence ATGAAGAAGTCGAATCGCTGGCCCCTGGTCTTCGCCCTGGTCTTGAGCGCGATGTGGATGCCGCATACGCCGGCTCAAGCTGCTGAAAGTGACGAGATCGCCGCCGTGGAGAGCGGGCCTATTGTACGGCGTCAGCTCTTGCATCGTTCCGCGCGTTTTGAGCTTCAGCCCATGGTGGCGTTCACCATGAATGATGCTTACACCCGCAATGGTATGGTGGGCGTCAGTGGAACTTACTTTCTAAACAACTCCTTCGGGTTGGGCGCCTCGTTTCAGTATGGTGCCTTTCATCCGCAGACCAATTTGCGTGAGAATTTGGAGCGGACCCTGGCCGAGGGGAACGAAGATGCGCGGCTGGAACGCCTGAGCTACTCCTCCATCGGGTGGGCCGCCGACGTGGGCTTTACCTACGTGCCGATCTTCGGGAAGTTCTCGGTGATGAACTCCTTCTTCTCTCATTACGATCTTCATCTCTTTGGCGGGATGGTGATTGTAAACGAAGGGGTTGAGCCTGCCATTGAGGGCTTTGCCACCGATGAGGGCATCGCAGGAACGCGCCCGGGAGGCTACTTCGGTGGCGGTGCCCGGTTCTTCCTTAGCGACATGTTCGCACTGAACTTCCAGGTGCGTAATTACCTCTACAACCGCGCCGAGATCAGCAGCGGCTCCGCCAGCCCTCAGCTCTCCAATACGGTGATGCTCTCGGTGGGGCTGGGAATCTTCCTCCCGGGCGAAGTGAAGATCTCGCGCTGA